The Patescibacteria group bacterium genome segment TATACCGGCAAGGAATTGATTTTGATCGGCGGTGGCTGCGGTTTTGTGCCGCTGAGGCCGTTGATCATTGACTGTTTGGCTGGCCGCATCAAACCCAAATCGTTGAAAATTTTTTACGGCTGTCTTAATGAAGATACGTTATTATTCAAGAAACAATATCCGGAATGGAATCGCGGAGCGGAATTGAGCGTTATTCTGGAAAAACCGACTGAGCGGTGGCATGGTGAAAAAGGCTTGATCACCGCTTTGATCCAAAAACGCCAGATATCTTCTTCTGCCGTAGTGGTGATGGTAGGTCCGCCCATAATGTATCGTTTTGCCGTCAAGGAGCTGGAAGCCAAAAAAATCAAAGCCCAAAATATTTGGGTATCATTGGAACGGCGGATGTATTGCGGGGTCGGCGTTTGCCAGCATTGCGCTATTGGGCCGTATTACGTCTGCAAGGACGGGCCAGTATTCAGTTATTCCCAGCTTAAAGATATTCCTAACGCTTTATGACCATCAGTATTCTGATTTACCTTTTGCTTTTTTTGGTGTTGCTTACCGCGGCTTACGGCGCGTATTCGGCCGCGCCTTGGTTGCCTACCAGGCGTCGTGATGTTCAGCGCATGATGGATTTGGCGGAGATCAAAA includes the following:
- a CDS encoding FAD/NAD(P)-binding protein produces the protein MRNIYQPQEVKVISVSRESIDTVLLRFQFIDKKRQKAFAFLPGQFMQIGFPGWGECPISICSSSADSKKYFELAVRDVGQLTHKINELKNGDEAWVRGPFGNGFDTGLYTGKELILIGGGCGFVPLRPLIIDCLAGRIKPKSLKIFYGCLNEDTLLFKKQYPEWNRGAELSVILEKPTERWHGEKGLITALIQKRQISSSAVVVMVGPPIMYRFAVKELEAKKIKAQNIWVSLERRMYCGVGVCQHCAIGPYYVCKDGPVFSYSQLKDIPNAL